In Wolinella succinogenes DSM 1740, a single genomic region encodes these proteins:
- a CDS encoding ATP-binding protein, which translates to MIVQIANRLFPRLSLGSRTRFLVFNIASGLLSLGVVSYIALYSIKYDFDDLFRNHTVSLTKLEEIKNNYTANIYGTLIELEKGHITPHQAKEAILLSEDLIADLWKSYKHQQLIQKENRIISVIKQIHKRFFQDDTQPLWEPSLSERAMISKTEEKILLGRQISEEVFALLALHKESEATQKIRQELYPSINIVNTYLSQLIRHKLNSAAIGKRSTDNLYQTTLKLIIIMMCLIMIVTLFLSALILKTIENLHYTLEEKVAEKTKELQELNATLERCIACEVQESRKKDQIMYQQARLASMGEMIQNIAHQWRQPLNALTMLIQSFKSKADNGKLDKEFVEHQVKEGLRIAKGMSETIEDFRGFFRPNKTKEVFSVLESVQDCISLVETLYKQSEIGLFVQAKDDLRIIGYKNAFSQVILNIIKNAEDILMEKEIHPKRIKITLERIEIYPTKMARVSIVDNAGGIVFDDIQKVFEPYFTTKHKSVGTGIGLYMSKQIIEKQMNGRIEVMNSLWYCETDRKTYTGAMFIITVPIKNENEIDEGEQ; encoded by the coding sequence GTGATTGTCCAGATCGCCAATCGCCTCTTCCCTCGCCTCTCCCTGGGCTCTAGGACGCGCTTCCTTGTTTTTAATATCGCCTCAGGCCTTCTTTCGCTGGGGGTGGTCTCTTATATCGCGCTTTATAGCATCAAGTATGATTTTGATGATCTCTTCCGCAATCACACCGTCTCGCTCACCAAGCTTGAAGAGATCAAAAACAACTACACCGCCAATATCTATGGCACCCTCATCGAGCTTGAAAAAGGCCATATCACCCCCCATCAAGCCAAAGAGGCAATTTTGCTCAGCGAAGATCTCATTGCTGATCTTTGGAAAAGCTACAAACACCAGCAGCTCATCCAAAAGGAGAATCGCATCATCTCAGTGATCAAACAGATTCACAAACGATTCTTCCAAGACGACACCCAGCCCCTCTGGGAGCCTTCCTTAAGCGAGCGGGCGATGATCTCAAAGACGGAAGAAAAGATTCTTCTAGGGCGACAGATTAGTGAGGAGGTTTTTGCCCTCCTTGCCCTCCACAAAGAGAGTGAAGCAACCCAAAAGATTCGTCAAGAGCTCTACCCTTCTATCAATATCGTCAACACCTATCTCTCTCAACTCATTCGCCACAAGCTCAACTCTGCCGCCATCGGCAAACGCTCCACCGACAATCTCTACCAGACCACTTTAAAGCTCATCATCATCATGATGTGCCTCATCATGATCGTCACACTCTTCCTCTCCGCTCTCATTCTCAAAACCATTGAAAACCTCCACTATACCCTCGAAGAGAAGGTGGCCGAGAAGACCAAAGAGCTCCAAGAACTAAACGCTACCCTGGAGCGTTGTATCGCCTGCGAAGTGCAAGAGAGCCGCAAAAAAGATCAAATCATGTACCAACAAGCTAGACTTGCTTCCATGGGAGAGATGATCCAAAATATCGCCCACCAATGGCGCCAGCCCCTCAATGCCCTCACCATGCTCATCCAAAGCTTCAAAAGCAAAGCCGACAATGGCAAACTCGATAAAGAGTTTGTTGAGCATCAAGTCAAAGAGGGGTTGAGAATCGCCAAAGGGATGTCTGAAACAATTGAGGATTTTCGAGGGTTTTTCCGCCCCAACAAAACCAAAGAGGTCTTTAGCGTCCTAGAGAGCGTGCAAGATTGCATCTCGCTGGTTGAGACGCTCTATAAGCAGAGCGAGATTGGATTATTTGTTCAGGCCAAGGATGATTTGCGCATTATAGGCTACAAAAATGCTTTTTCACAGGTTATTTTGAATATCATCAAAAACGCCGAAGATATCTTGATGGAGAAAGAGATTCACCCCAAGAGGATCAAAATCACTCTAGAGAGAATCGAGATCTATCCCACCAAGATGGCGAGAGTCTCTATCGTCGATAACGCGGGGGGAATCGTGTTTGATGATATACAGAAAGTCTTTGAGCCCTACTTCACCACCAAACACAAATCCGTAGGGACAGGGATTGGGCTCTATATGTCCAAGCAGATCATCGAAAAACAGATGAACGGTCGAATCGAAGTGATGAATAGCCTTTGGTATTGCGAAACTGACCGCAAAACCTACACAGGGGCAATGTTCATCATCACTGTGCCGATCAAAAATGAGAACGAGATAGACGAGGGGGAGCAATGA
- a CDS encoding ABC transporter substrate-binding protein yields the protein MKRKNKTLLFLSFSTLFLAGVIVFLFFVLKAEKIYRYPVIKLGQSAPLSGASKHMGNSFRQGANAYFDYVNTQGGIYGRALELLTYDDKYEPKLTESNVRHLIDKEGVFALMGTIGTPTAMAAIPVALEEQIPFLMPLSGARFLREPFNRLIFNLRPSYFEEIEAISSYLTEERGFKRIAIFYQNDSFGIEGLEGLTQSLDKRGLKIVAEGIYPRNTLSVSDAVYAIHPKSPEAIVMVGTYEASALFIQRYKELNPASPPLFVNISFVAATALAEALQGNMRQVLVSNVTPSPWDISNPLVREYHRLYVESMGHPPCFLSFEGFLSAKIIVEALHKTGPILSHKRFIKAMENLSPDFLSDLKLRFSATNHQAFEQVFITGYENGRFVTLKSYP from the coding sequence ATGAAACGCAAAAACAAAACCCTCCTCTTTTTATCTTTCTCCACGCTCTTCCTCGCAGGGGTGATTGTTTTCCTCTTTTTTGTGCTTAAAGCCGAAAAGATCTATCGCTACCCCGTCATCAAGCTAGGACAAAGCGCCCCTTTAAGCGGAGCCTCCAAGCACATGGGGAACTCCTTTAGGCAGGGGGCAAATGCCTATTTTGACTATGTCAACACCCAAGGTGGAATCTATGGCCGCGCCCTTGAACTTCTCACCTATGATGACAAATATGAGCCCAAGCTCACCGAATCCAATGTTCGCCATCTCATCGACAAGGAGGGAGTCTTTGCCCTCATGGGCACTATTGGCACACCCACAGCTATGGCGGCGATTCCTGTGGCGCTGGAGGAGCAGATTCCTTTCCTCATGCCTCTAAGCGGAGCGAGATTCTTGCGAGAGCCTTTTAATCGACTCATCTTCAACCTGCGCCCTAGCTACTTTGAAGAGATCGAAGCGATTAGCTCCTATCTCACCGAGGAGCGAGGTTTTAAAAGAATCGCTATTTTCTACCAAAATGATAGCTTTGGAATCGAAGGACTAGAGGGGCTCACCCAATCTCTTGACAAAAGGGGTCTCAAAATCGTAGCCGAGGGAATCTACCCCAGAAACACCCTCTCTGTAAGCGATGCAGTCTATGCAATCCACCCCAAAAGCCCTGAGGCGATCGTGATGGTGGGAACCTATGAAGCGAGTGCACTCTTCATCCAGCGCTATAAAGAGCTCAATCCCGCCTCTCCTCCTCTTTTTGTCAATATCTCTTTTGTCGCCGCCACCGCTTTGGCCGAGGCGCTCCAAGGGAACATGCGCCAAGTGCTTGTCTCCAATGTCACCCCTTCTCCTTGGGATATCTCCAACCCCCTGGTGCGAGAGTATCACCGACTCTATGTCGAATCCATGGGTCATCCCCCTTGCTTCCTAAGCTTTGAGGGATTTTTGAGCGCCAAGATCATTGTTGAAGCGCTTCACAAAACAGGCCCCATCCTCAGCCACAAACGATTCATCAAGGCGATGGAGAATCTCTCGCCTGATTTTCTGAGCGATTTAAAGCTTCGATTCTCTGCCACAAACCATCAAGCGTTTGAACAGGTCTTCATCACGGGTTATGAAAATGGTCGCTTTGTGACACTAAAGAGCTATCCGTGA
- a CDS encoding cation:proton antiporter produces the protein MSVNIFFKKIGIPVIIGYVTTGTLIVYAFGLASVAGSSTLSHIAEFGIVFLMFMIGLEFSFDKIKAMKQEVLLFGTLQILLSWVIFYLVAHLFFGIESKVALVVSAAFSLSSTAIVLKSFNETRETHTGYGRNAIGILIMQDIAVIPILLLISLLANHEARLEELLLHTFLSAVLVLFILFVPGKKVATMILKLAADARMDEIFVGTILFIVLGASALAGYFGFSYSLGAFIAGMIIAGTKYKYQAEADLSHFRDLLLGLFFITVGMQVDLEFLRNHLFRILWVLLAVMGLKALIIYIIIRFFRSAKVAFKTALSLAQVGEFSFAIFALSQSNGLLDKETHQLLVLTVIFSMILTPFLLKNLRAISAVFVREREKSVPAFSGTIGLHNHIVVCGYGTFGKEVVTYLKRYDINYIAIDYNLAQVEEGIRAGDNVQFGNIAQKAILEKLNLEECVAVVVAVDDTRKIRVICESILQKAPHCHIIAKVTTKAEEEELGELDIYRVVNEKHEIARLLGQAAISCEYERLKGR, from the coding sequence GTGAGTGTCAATATCTTCTTTAAAAAAATCGGAATTCCTGTGATTATAGGCTATGTGACTACGGGCACGCTGATCGTCTACGCCTTTGGTTTGGCCAGCGTGGCGGGCTCCTCCACCCTTTCGCATATTGCTGAGTTTGGAATTGTCTTTTTGATGTTCATGATTGGCTTGGAGTTCTCTTTTGACAAGATTAAGGCGATGAAGCAGGAGGTGTTGCTTTTTGGAACCTTGCAGATTCTTCTTAGTTGGGTGATTTTTTATCTTGTAGCGCACCTCTTTTTTGGAATTGAGAGCAAAGTGGCCTTGGTGGTGAGCGCGGCTTTTTCGCTCTCTTCTACAGCGATCGTTTTAAAGAGTTTCAATGAGACACGAGAGACCCATACGGGCTATGGACGCAACGCGATAGGAATACTCATCATGCAAGATATCGCGGTGATTCCTATCTTGCTCCTCATCTCTCTGCTAGCCAACCATGAGGCGCGCCTTGAAGAGCTCCTGCTTCATACTTTTTTAAGTGCAGTGTTGGTGCTTTTTATCCTTTTTGTTCCAGGTAAAAAAGTGGCGACGATGATTCTTAAACTAGCGGCTGATGCACGCATGGATGAGATTTTTGTAGGGACGATTCTTTTCATTGTGCTTGGGGCTAGTGCTCTGGCGGGTTATTTTGGATTCTCCTACTCTTTGGGGGCTTTTATTGCGGGAATGATCATCGCAGGAACCAAATATAAATACCAAGCCGAAGCCGATCTTTCACACTTTAGAGACCTGCTTTTGGGTCTCTTTTTTATCACTGTGGGGATGCAGGTCGATTTGGAGTTTTTACGGAATCACCTCTTTAGGATTCTTTGGGTGCTTTTGGCGGTGATGGGGCTTAAAGCGCTTATTATTTATATCATTATCCGATTCTTTAGAAGTGCAAAGGTTGCCTTTAAGACGGCTCTTTCACTTGCACAAGTGGGGGAATTCTCCTTTGCCATCTTTGCCCTCTCGCAATCCAATGGGTTGCTGGATAAAGAGACCCATCAGCTTTTGGTCTTAACGGTCATTTTTTCGATGATTCTTACCCCCTTTTTACTCAAGAATCTTCGCGCTATTTCGGCCGTTTTTGTTCGAGAGCGCGAGAAGAGTGTGCCTGCTTTTAGCGGTACAATAGGGCTTCATAATCATATCGTGGTGTGCGGTTATGGAACCTTCGGGAAGGAGGTGGTGACCTATTTGAAGCGTTATGACATTAACTATATCGCCATTGACTATAACCTCGCTCAAGTGGAGGAGGGAATAAGAGCGGGAGATAATGTTCAGTTTGGGAACATTGCCCAAAAGGCGATTTTAGAAAAGCTCAATCTAGAAGAGTGCGTGGCGGTCGTGGTCGCGGTGGATGACACAAGAAAAATTAGGGTAATATGCGAATCGATATTACAAAAAGCGCCTCACTGCCACATCATCGCCAAGGTGACGACCAAAGCCGAAGAGGAAGAGCTTGGAGAGCTTGACATCTATCGGGTGGTCAATGAGAAGCATGAAATCGCTAGACTTCTTGGGCAAGCCGCCATCTCGTGCGAGTATGAGCGTCTCAAGGGGCGGTGA
- a CDS encoding M3 family oligoendopeptidase, translating to MKRWDLSALFESVEALDEALKVCARESVAFKESYAGRLSTLESSAFEKAIGEYENLSDAIGRIMSYAFLVFAEDTQKGDFYAKYELKCNEISEHLLFFEIEFGDLESLKRQEFIQAIPRYAYYLQKIEENKKHTLSLPEERIMLKLDPVGSNAFSRLFDEHLSSLSFKFQGKELSEEEILALLHHPKRSKREKAARSLTKGLAPHQGVLAYILNVVRKENAILCDIRGYATPEESRHIDNQISQKSVDSMLEVVNAEMGIVEEFYDLKREILGYEELYDYDRYAPLGRSKEKIDFESAQKIVLQALGEFSPRFGEIAQRAFDEGWIDSHPRPRKRGGAFSHGTVPSAHPYVLLNHTDGRRDIFTMAHELGHAIHQELSKGVGCLNADTPLTTAETASVFAEMLLFDKMKRSLKPKEKRTLYAGKLEDIFATLFRQSVFTNFERLIHGIKEEIKAEEFNHLWMEENQKMFGKSVTLTQNYASWWSYIPHFVHTPFYCYAYSYGQLLVLALFGLYKRGLPQFEDRYEEFLSLGGSKRPAELVGIFGFDIEDSEFWNIGIAEVRSLLEEFKETVRS from the coding sequence TTGAAACGATGGGATTTAAGCGCCCTTTTTGAGAGTGTAGAGGCGCTGGATGAGGCACTGAAGGTTTGCGCGAGGGAGAGTGTAGCGTTTAAAGAGAGCTATGCGGGGAGACTCTCAACTCTTGAATCAAGTGCCTTCGAGAAGGCCATTGGAGAGTATGAGAACCTCTCTGATGCCATTGGAAGAATCATGAGCTATGCTTTTTTGGTCTTTGCCGAGGATACCCAAAAGGGTGATTTCTATGCCAAGTATGAGCTTAAATGCAATGAGATTAGCGAACATCTGCTCTTTTTTGAGATCGAGTTTGGGGATTTAGAATCCCTCAAGCGCCAAGAGTTTATCCAAGCGATTCCAAGATACGCCTACTACCTCCAAAAAATCGAAGAGAACAAAAAACACACCCTCTCCCTCCCTGAGGAGAGAATCATGTTAAAGCTCGATCCCGTAGGATCAAATGCCTTCTCAAGGCTTTTTGACGAGCACCTAAGCTCGCTCTCATTCAAGTTTCAGGGCAAAGAGCTGAGCGAAGAGGAGATTCTCGCCCTCTTGCATCACCCTAAGCGCTCTAAAAGAGAGAAGGCCGCCAGATCACTCACTAAGGGGCTCGCTCCTCATCAGGGGGTTTTGGCCTATATTTTGAATGTGGTGCGCAAGGAGAATGCGATTCTTTGTGATATTCGAGGCTATGCAACGCCCGAAGAGTCGCGTCATATCGACAATCAAATCTCTCAAAAAAGCGTTGATTCAATGCTCGAAGTGGTTAATGCAGAGATGGGAATCGTCGAGGAGTTCTATGATCTCAAGCGTGAAATTTTGGGCTATGAAGAGCTCTATGACTATGATCGTTACGCTCCTTTGGGCAGAAGCAAGGAGAAGATTGATTTTGAGAGTGCCCAAAAAATTGTCCTTCAAGCCCTAGGAGAGTTTTCGCCTCGTTTTGGCGAAATAGCGCAAAGGGCGTTTGATGAGGGGTGGATTGATTCGCATCCGCGTCCACGCAAACGAGGGGGAGCCTTCTCCCATGGCACGGTCCCCTCGGCTCACCCCTATGTCCTCCTTAACCACACGGATGGCAGAAGGGATATATTCACGATGGCGCACGAGCTAGGCCATGCTATTCATCAAGAGCTTTCCAAAGGAGTAGGGTGCCTTAATGCCGACACCCCCCTCACCACCGCAGAGACGGCTTCGGTTTTTGCCGAGATGCTGCTGTTTGATAAGATGAAGCGCTCACTTAAACCCAAAGAGAAGAGAACGCTTTATGCGGGGAAGCTGGAGGATATCTTCGCTACGCTCTTTAGGCAGAGCGTATTCACTAATTTTGAGCGCCTCATCCATGGAATCAAAGAGGAGATCAAAGCGGAGGAGTTCAACCATCTCTGGATGGAAGAGAATCAAAAAATGTTCGGCAAGAGTGTGACCTTGACTCAGAATTACGCCTCTTGGTGGAGCTACATCCCCCACTTTGTGCACACCCCTTTTTATTGCTACGCCTATAGCTATGGACAGTTGTTAGTGCTGGCACTCTTTGGGCTCTACAAGCGAGGGCTTCCCCAATTTGAGGATCGTTATGAGGAGTTTTTGAGCCTTGGAGGGAGCAAGAGACCTGCGGAGTTGGTGGGGATTTTTGGCTTTGATATTGAGGATTCAGAATTTTGGAATATCGGGATAGCCGAGGTGCGTTCACTCCTAGAAGAGTTTAAAGAGACGGTGAGATCATGA
- a CDS encoding DUF5644 domain-containing protein translates to MSLKLQIELIRFDSKMDYLPYSARVEILSTSPSKEGLVELYHHIKIKIPDFGFEERVPYCKINGRIVYKNVTITEIIEGFGSSITLEPIAPKWALKDLIIDKNPYVKALFAVDEILDLSEEDLDYYRAMLPFRFASSLALSDEEYLGEAFFLFVAEMARRYPKESTRLLALLSDPQKGVMKAIPLRARLFPLDDWFDVEIETLQRKILQGYPHQESRWKNLRESVVKSFGAGGKR, encoded by the coding sequence ATGTCGCTTAAATTGCAGATTGAACTGATACGTTTTGACTCCAAAATGGACTATCTTCCCTATAGCGCTAGGGTTGAAATCCTCTCCACTTCCCCCTCCAAGGAAGGCCTGGTAGAGCTTTATCACCACATTAAGATCAAGATTCCTGATTTTGGTTTTGAGGAGCGCGTTCCCTACTGCAAAATCAATGGTCGCATAGTGTATAAAAATGTAACTATTACCGAAATCATAGAGGGTTTTGGCTCCTCTATCACGCTTGAGCCCATCGCCCCCAAATGGGCGTTGAAGGATCTAATCATTGACAAAAATCCCTACGTCAAAGCCCTTTTTGCCGTGGATGAGATTCTGGACCTTTCTGAAGAGGATTTGGACTACTATCGTGCCATGTTGCCTTTTCGCTTTGCCTCCTCGCTAGCGTTGAGCGATGAAGAGTATTTGGGAGAGGCATTTTTCCTCTTTGTGGCGGAGATGGCAAGGCGCTATCCCAAGGAATCGACGCGACTCTTAGCCCTTCTCTCTGATCCTCAAAAAGGCGTGATGAAGGCGATCCCTCTCCGTGCTCGTCTTTTTCCTTTGGATGATTGGTTTGATGTTGAGATTGAAACACTCCAAAGAAAAATTCTTCAAGGCTATCCTCATCAAGAATCTCGCTGGAAAAACCTAAGAGAGTCGGTAGTGAAGAGCTTTGGTGCGGGAGGCAAGCGATGA
- the cutA gene encoding divalent-cation tolerance protein CutA — MKSSDFIIVLTTAPKREEAEALAAYIVSERLGACVQIKEIESFYLWQDELVSSKEFELSIKTLKKHYKKIKKAITEISSYELPQIIVLPSLQGEKEYLGWVKEGLR; from the coding sequence ATGAAAAGTAGTGATTTTATCATCGTCCTCACCACCGCTCCCAAGAGGGAGGAGGCAGAGGCGTTAGCGGCCTATATAGTGAGTGAGCGTCTAGGGGCTTGTGTGCAGATCAAAGAGATAGAGAGCTTCTATCTTTGGCAAGATGAATTGGTCTCTTCAAAAGAGTTTGAGCTCTCCATTAAAACCCTCAAAAAACACTATAAAAAGATCAAAAAAGCCATCACTGAAATCTCAAGCTATGAGCTTCCTCAGATCATTGTCCTGCCCTCTCTTCAAGGGGAAAAAGAGTACCTTGGTTGGGTAAAGGAGGGACTCCGCTAG
- a CDS encoding LLM class flavin-dependent oxidoreductase, translating to MRSGIFCLFENWNQDHQESLKEQIEFIQYAEKLGFDEAWLTEHHFNNFSLCPSPIALLSYALASTSKISIGSAAILLAHYHPIKMAESIATLELLSQGRFLFGIAKGAFPIFDISMGANPDKNRTLMLEANRIIQKLLYEEEVYFQGEFFEINNVSIRPKPQRLIPTYIASESIESIIEAAKEGYGILAGMGASLEKLHFIEENFRTNALEETPFTLALTRAFFVAESHEEAMEEARMAIDIFIQCMNAAKENNPTFVQIIQDTTYERLRSELFDQNAILDQAIIGTPKECIEKIRTLKENLPLSSLILKPATASYKKAKEALRIYKEEIEPLL from the coding sequence ATGCGTAGCGGAATCTTCTGCCTCTTTGAGAACTGGAATCAAGACCACCAAGAGTCCCTAAAGGAGCAAATTGAGTTTATTCAATACGCTGAAAAGCTTGGCTTTGATGAGGCTTGGCTGACGGAACACCACTTTAATAACTTCAGCCTCTGCCCTTCGCCCATTGCGCTTCTAAGCTATGCACTTGCCTCCACTTCCAAAATTTCTATCGGTTCAGCCGCGATTCTTCTAGCCCACTACCACCCCATCAAAATGGCCGAAAGCATCGCAACTCTAGAGCTCCTTAGTCAAGGTCGGTTCCTCTTTGGAATCGCCAAAGGAGCCTTCCCCATCTTTGATATCTCCATGGGTGCCAATCCCGACAAGAATCGAACTCTCATGCTAGAGGCGAATCGAATCATTCAAAAACTTCTCTATGAAGAGGAGGTCTATTTTCAGGGAGAATTTTTTGAGATCAATAATGTGAGCATACGCCCCAAACCACAGCGCCTCATCCCCACCTACATCGCTTCTGAAAGCATAGAATCGATCATAGAGGCAGCCAAGGAAGGGTATGGAATCCTAGCAGGAATGGGTGCTTCGCTTGAGAAGTTGCATTTCATAGAGGAGAATTTTCGCACCAACGCCTTAGAGGAGACCCCTTTCACGCTGGCGCTCACGCGAGCCTTTTTTGTTGCAGAAAGTCACGAGGAAGCGATGGAAGAAGCGCGGATGGCGATTGATATCTTTATTCAGTGCATGAACGCCGCCAAAGAGAATAACCCAACCTTTGTGCAGATCATCCAAGACACCACATACGAGAGATTACGCTCCGAGCTCTTTGATCAAAATGCGATCTTGGATCAGGCGATCATTGGCACCCCCAAGGAGTGCATAGAGAAAATACGCACCCTCAAAGAGAATCTCCCTCTCTCCTCGCTCATCCTTAAGCCCGCCACCGCCTCATACAAGAAGGCCAAAGAAGCTCTTAGAATCTACAAAGAGGAGATCGAACCCCTCCTCTAG
- a CDS encoding Fur family transcriptional regulator: protein MKNEKVIAIMKARGIRNSIIKSKMLEVFLEESTPINANHLHQKISSEIQVDLASVYRNLHLFKEKGILREVLGGSNESYFELATGEFPLHPHFWCHQCKQVSCLSPLSLEETLWLSSLAKKQKVRSIDLTLKGVCERCLLELERGSSI, encoded by the coding sequence ATGAAAAATGAAAAAGTTATAGCCATAATGAAGGCTAGGGGAATTAGAAACAGTATCATCAAAAGCAAGATGCTTGAAGTCTTCCTTGAAGAATCAACTCCAATTAATGCCAATCATTTGCATCAAAAAATCAGCTCGGAAATTCAGGTGGATCTGGCAAGTGTCTATCGAAATCTCCACCTCTTTAAAGAGAAAGGGATTCTTCGAGAGGTACTCGGAGGCTCTAACGAGAGCTATTTTGAGCTTGCCACGGGGGAGTTTCCTCTGCACCCTCACTTTTGGTGTCACCAATGCAAGCAGGTTTCCTGTCTCTCGCCCCTAAGTCTAGAAGAGACGCTCTGGCTCTCTTCTTTGGCTAAAAAGCAAAAGGTTCGCTCTATCGACCTCACCCTAAAAGGGGTTTGCGAGCGGTGCTTGCTGGAGCTAGAGAGAGGCTCATCTATTTAA
- a CDS encoding metal ABC transporter solute-binding protein, Zn/Mn family, which yields MKKWLIGFWLSAGLALWASPKPMVFVSIEAQEYWVKKIAGEGARVESLIKTGMNAHTYEPKPSTMKKLGEASLLLGIGIDYEEAWFPKFRQLYPSLKIVALDAGMEKIEMQEHEHHDHGHKHDHKHGKLDPHVWLSVKNAQIASKVILESLVEVDGANAAEYQSNYDRFAKELETLDQELSLELKDLKGAHFMVFHPTWGYFARDYGLAQVAIEVEGKEPKPAQLKNLIKEAKEEGVKTIFVQKGFSQKAAAQLAKEIGAVILETDPLSAKWSEGMRSFAKAITQGEGTPKP from the coding sequence ATGAAAAAGTGGCTAATTGGATTTTGGTTAAGCGCGGGATTGGCGCTTTGGGCTTCGCCCAAGCCGATGGTTTTCGTGAGTATTGAGGCGCAAGAGTATTGGGTGAAAAAGATTGCGGGTGAGGGGGCGAGAGTAGAGAGTCTCATTAAAACAGGCATGAACGCCCACACCTACGAGCCAAAACCCTCCACAATGAAGAAGTTGGGAGAGGCTTCCTTGCTTCTTGGAATCGGGATTGATTATGAGGAGGCATGGTTTCCAAAGTTTCGACAACTCTATCCAAGCCTTAAAATCGTCGCGCTTGACGCAGGAATGGAGAAGATAGAGATGCAAGAGCATGAGCATCATGACCATGGGCATAAACACGATCACAAGCATGGCAAGCTTGATCCCCATGTCTGGCTCAGTGTTAAAAATGCTCAAATTGCCTCTAAGGTGATTCTAGAGAGTCTTGTGGAGGTGGATGGAGCGAATGCGGCAGAGTATCAGAGCAACTATGATCGCTTTGCCAAAGAGCTAGAGACCCTCGATCAAGAGCTTTCTTTAGAGTTGAAGGATCTTAAAGGGGCTCATTTTATGGTGTTTCATCCCACTTGGGGCTATTTCGCCAGGGATTATGGATTGGCGCAGGTGGCTATTGAGGTGGAAGGCAAAGAGCCCAAGCCCGCTCAGTTGAAAAACCTCATTAAAGAGGCCAAAGAGGAGGGGGTGAAGACGATTTTTGTCCAAAAAGGTTTTTCGCAAAAAGCCGCCGCTCAGCTAGCCAAAGAGATAGGAGCGGTGATTTTGGAAACAGATCCTTTGAGTGCAAAGTGGAGCGAGGGAATGCGCTCATTTGCCAAAGCCATCACCCAGGGGGAGGGTACCCCTAAGCCCTAA